From a single Chitinophaga sp. Cy-1792 genomic region:
- a CDS encoding RagB/SusD family nutrient uptake outer membrane protein: MTKKIFRTALAASICLGLASCSLKEDLGSTITKSQADSVITVASLLKSAYDNLQMPYQDFSNSWGMSEMSTDEAVGPTRAGDWDDNGVWRQLHQHTWTADHAHILGTFNSLLQLQFAATNVLNFRPSAQQAAEARFLRALSMYTTLDLWGQVPFRQPGDNLLEAPKVLKPQEAIDFMVAELKAIIPDLPGTLATPAYQANQSAAKFLLMKIYLNKGAFLNRQTPTFDAGDMQSVISYADEITGVGFSLATNYFDNFAYNNDVISTENIFTQQNGPGLSTVRSGNSAYARWKFTLHYNQDPSGWNGFATLSNFYDSFEAADSRRGGPYNIVTAASGLNVGFLFGQQYDKNGVALKDRKGNMLSFTKEVALKETGNNLEVTGIRVLKYPPDFVTSGGKAKDGNDASNDYVFFRYADVLLMKAEAQLRTGQSGPALILVNTLRAKRGASPLTTLDLTALLAERGRELYWEGWRRQDLIRFGKFLDAWQLKDADGAPKNLLFPIPTSGLAVNKNLTQNTGY; encoded by the coding sequence ATGACCAAGAAAATATTTCGAACCGCACTTGCTGCCTCCATCTGCCTCGGACTCGCTTCCTGCAGTCTGAAGGAAGATCTGGGATCAACAATTACAAAGAGTCAGGCCGACTCCGTAATCACCGTAGCTTCGCTGCTGAAAAGCGCTTATGATAATTTACAGATGCCATACCAGGACTTCAGCAACAGCTGGGGCATGAGTGAAATGAGCACCGATGAAGCCGTTGGCCCTACACGTGCCGGCGACTGGGACGATAACGGCGTATGGCGCCAGCTCCATCAGCATACCTGGACTGCCGACCACGCGCATATCCTCGGTACATTCAACAGCCTCCTGCAATTGCAGTTTGCAGCTACCAACGTACTGAACTTCCGCCCATCCGCACAACAGGCCGCCGAAGCCAGATTCCTTCGTGCTTTATCTATGTACACCACCCTCGACCTCTGGGGACAGGTGCCTTTCAGACAACCAGGTGATAACCTGCTGGAAGCGCCTAAAGTGCTGAAGCCACAGGAAGCCATCGACTTCATGGTCGCTGAACTGAAAGCCATCATCCCGGATTTACCAGGAACATTAGCAACGCCAGCCTACCAGGCAAACCAGAGCGCTGCTAAGTTTTTGCTGATGAAAATCTACCTCAACAAAGGCGCATTCCTGAACAGACAAACACCTACATTCGATGCTGGTGACATGCAGTCTGTTATCAGTTATGCAGATGAAATCACCGGTGTTGGCTTCTCGCTCGCTACTAACTACTTCGATAACTTCGCATACAACAACGATGTTATCAGTACTGAAAATATCTTCACCCAACAAAACGGCCCGGGACTAAGTACCGTAAGAAGTGGTAACAGCGCCTATGCACGTTGGAAATTTACACTGCACTACAACCAGGACCCAAGCGGCTGGAACGGTTTTGCGACCTTATCTAACTTCTATGATTCATTTGAAGCTGCTGATAGTCGCCGTGGTGGCCCTTACAACATTGTCACTGCTGCCTCCGGCTTAAATGTTGGCTTCCTCTTCGGCCAGCAATATGATAAAAATGGGGTAGCGCTGAAAGACAGAAAAGGTAACATGCTCAGCTTCACTAAAGAAGTAGCGCTGAAAGAAACAGGCAACAACCTGGAAGTTACCGGTATCCGCGTACTGAAATATCCACCGGATTTCGTTACCAGTGGCGGTAAAGCGAAAGATGGCAACGACGCCAGTAACGATTACGTTTTCTTCCGTTATGCGGATGTATTACTGATGAAAGCGGAAGCCCAGCTGAGAACAGGTCAGTCTGGCCCTGCGCTCATACTGGTAAATACTTTAAGAGCTAAGAGAGGCGCTTCTCCATTGACTACACTGGATCTCACTGCCCTGCTGGCAGAAAGAGGCCGCGAACTCTACTGGGAAGGATGGCGCCGTCAGGACCTGATCCGTTTCGGTAAGTTCCTCGATGCATGGCAGCTGAAAGATGCTGACGGAGCACCTAAAAATCTCCTGTTCCCAATTCCTACCAGCGGTCTTGCTGTTAATAAAAATCTAACCCAAAACACCGGGTACTAA
- a CDS encoding SusC/RagA family TonB-linked outer membrane protein, translating into MNNSRLFCRLLITLLLVLVQGLVFAQNRSITGKITDGQGAPIPGASIAIKGTKSGTSSSPDGTFSLSNVPANATLIVSFVGYKTQEVSIGGKSSLAIALGQENSTLSDVVVVGYGTTRKKDLTGAVASIKSADFNRGIVTAPDQLIQGKVSGLMILNNSGAPGAAATVRIRGLSSVRSGNQPLYVIDGIPLDGRVARPSVDANGLGQTPDANPLNFINSFDIASMDVLKDASATAIYGSRGSNGVIMINTIKGTAGLPRIDVNYGGGFSNIMKQLKVLNADEYRSALKQYNLTSGDYGSSSNGMNSILRTGSTQNINVAVSGGSETGRYRASFGYMDQDGIIRKTGLKKYTATLNGQNTFLSDNRLGLDYNIMAAQTIENIAPISNNAGFTGSLIGQALQWNPTMPIYNSDGSYYLLGAGSSINPRAMSDAYDDKANISYVLASVSPHYKITPDLELRAVYSLNHQVGIRKSQIKSFINITDVQGQGQAYYGNNELNTSLFNTTLTYQKQLNKDFNLKALVGYEYQQFDFNGTSIGALGFPTYAVDYWKQLQSAAQTKTSISSFENPTSKLQSVFGRAEMNYRGKYLLNATLRADGSSKFGKNNQYGYFPSFAGKWNISQEDFMKGGKAFQNLAVRVGYGTTGNQEFPAGASQEQYALGPNGSAALSNVANPNLKWESSKQFNAGVDFSILHDRVSGTIDYFYKNTTNLLFSFPAIMPAPASNYWINMPGHVINNGVEISLGADIIQHNNLNWRVNINGTVLHNQLKNYDGPPVLTGAISGQGVSGATSQRLANGYPLNTFYVRKFQGFDDKGQATYQDNGNTLYYLTNPNPKAMLGFNTQLMVKKWTLSMSSHGAFGYQIYNNTANTVLPIGNLGSRNIAKALLGNGESLSNPITVSSRYLENGNFIKLDNLTLGYTFGNIGHVFKNATVSVTGQNLFVITKYTGFDPEVNTDKSVDGVTSFGIEYSPYPTARSVMFNISFSL; encoded by the coding sequence ATGAACAATTCACGACTCTTTTGTCGACTCCTAATTACGTTGCTGCTTGTGCTGGTTCAGGGGCTTGTTTTCGCCCAGAACCGGAGTATCACCGGTAAGATTACCGATGGTCAGGGCGCCCCGATTCCAGGTGCCTCCATAGCAATAAAAGGTACCAAATCAGGTACTTCCTCCAGCCCGGATGGAACTTTTAGTCTGTCTAACGTACCAGCAAACGCTACGCTGATCGTTTCATTTGTAGGATATAAAACCCAGGAAGTAAGTATAGGTGGTAAATCATCCCTGGCCATTGCACTCGGTCAGGAAAACTCTACCCTTTCTGATGTAGTGGTAGTAGGTTATGGTACCACCCGTAAGAAAGACCTTACCGGTGCGGTGGCCTCTATCAAATCAGCAGATTTCAACCGTGGTATTGTTACTGCCCCTGATCAGCTGATCCAGGGTAAGGTTTCCGGTCTGATGATCCTGAACAACTCCGGTGCACCAGGTGCTGCTGCTACCGTACGTATCCGTGGTCTGTCTTCCGTTCGTTCCGGCAACCAGCCACTATATGTAATTGATGGTATTCCTTTGGATGGTCGTGTTGCACGTCCTTCTGTAGATGCCAACGGTCTTGGTCAGACCCCTGATGCCAACCCGCTCAACTTTATCAACTCTTTTGACATTGCGTCCATGGACGTACTGAAAGACGCCTCTGCAACAGCGATCTATGGTTCCCGCGGTTCCAATGGCGTTATCATGATCAATACCATAAAAGGTACAGCAGGCCTTCCACGCATTGATGTTAACTATGGCGGCGGCTTCAGCAATATCATGAAACAGCTGAAAGTACTCAACGCCGACGAATACCGCTCTGCCCTGAAACAATACAATCTGACCAGCGGCGACTACGGCTCCAGCTCAAACGGTATGAATTCTATCCTTCGTACCGGTAGTACACAGAATATAAACGTTGCTGTTAGTGGTGGCAGTGAAACTGGCCGCTACCGTGCTTCCTTCGGTTATATGGACCAGGATGGTATCATCCGTAAAACAGGTCTGAAAAAATATACCGCTACCCTGAACGGTCAGAATACCTTCCTGTCTGACAACAGACTGGGCCTCGATTACAACATCATGGCCGCACAGACGATTGAAAATATTGCTCCTATCTCCAATAACGCAGGCTTCACCGGAAGTCTGATAGGTCAGGCGCTCCAATGGAACCCTACCATGCCTATCTACAACTCCGACGGTTCTTATTACCTGCTTGGCGCTGGTAGTTCTATCAACCCGCGTGCTATGTCTGATGCCTATGATGATAAAGCGAATATTTCCTACGTGCTGGCAAGTGTTTCTCCTCACTACAAAATCACGCCAGACCTGGAATTAAGAGCGGTTTACAGCCTCAATCACCAGGTGGGTATCAGAAAATCACAGATTAAATCATTCATCAATATTACAGATGTACAAGGACAGGGTCAGGCCTATTATGGCAATAACGAGCTGAATACCTCTCTCTTTAACACCACCCTGACTTACCAGAAACAGCTCAATAAAGATTTTAACCTGAAAGCACTGGTGGGTTATGAATACCAGCAGTTTGATTTCAACGGAACTTCTATCGGTGCACTGGGATTCCCTACATATGCGGTTGATTACTGGAAACAGCTACAGTCAGCTGCTCAGACAAAAACATCTATCAGTTCTTTTGAGAACCCCACCAGCAAACTGCAGTCTGTATTCGGCAGGGCTGAAATGAACTATCGTGGTAAATATTTACTGAATGCTACCCTGAGAGCAGATGGTTCCAGCAAATTTGGTAAAAACAACCAGTATGGTTACTTCCCGTCTTTTGCAGGTAAATGGAATATCAGCCAGGAAGATTTCATGAAAGGAGGCAAAGCATTCCAGAACCTGGCGGTACGTGTAGGTTATGGTACTACCGGTAACCAGGAATTCCCTGCCGGCGCGTCTCAGGAACAATATGCCCTCGGCCCTAATGGTAGCGCGGCACTCAGCAACGTGGCCAACCCCAACCTGAAATGGGAGAGCTCCAAACAGTTCAATGCCGGTGTCGATTTCAGTATCCTGCACGACCGTGTGTCCGGTACTATCGATTATTTCTATAAAAATACTACAAACCTCCTGTTCAGCTTCCCTGCCATCATGCCGGCGCCTGCATCCAATTACTGGATCAACATGCCTGGCCATGTTATCAACAATGGTGTGGAAATCTCCCTGGGAGCAGATATCATCCAACATAACAACCTGAACTGGCGTGTAAACATCAACGGTACAGTACTGCATAACCAACTGAAAAACTATGACGGTCCTCCGGTACTGACAGGTGCTATCAGTGGTCAGGGTGTATCCGGTGCTACCTCTCAGCGCCTTGCTAATGGTTATCCGCTGAATACCTTCTATGTTCGTAAATTCCAGGGCTTCGATGATAAAGGCCAGGCTACTTATCAGGACAATGGTAATACCCTTTATTATCTCACCAACCCTAACCCTAAAGCCATGCTGGGCTTTAATACTCAGCTGATGGTGAAAAAATGGACGCTTAGCATGAGCTCCCACGGCGCTTTCGGCTATCAGATCTATAACAACACCGCCAATACAGTACTGCCAATCGGTAACCTGGGCTCCAGGAATATCGCTAAAGCATTATTGGGCAATGGCGAATCTCTTTCCAACCCGATCACGGTTTCTTCCCGTTACCTGGAGAATGGCAACTTCATCAAGCTCGATAACCTTACCCTTGGTTACACCTTTGGTAATATCGGCCATGTATTCAAAAATGCAACAGTATCTGTAACTGGTCAGAACCTGTTTGTAATCACCAAATACACTGGCTTTGATCCGGAAGTTAATACAGACAAAAGTGTAGATGGCGTTACCTCATTCGGTATTGAGTACTCTCCGTACCCAACCGCAAGAAGTGTAATGTTCAATATCTCTTTCTCTCTGTAA
- a CDS encoding DUF6377 domain-containing protein, translating to MRRILGCLSVFLLIILSFSGAVAKSKHDSILAVLNTTIDQAPSFDAGRVKKIDSIRHLLQEPLTIEKTYSVYQKLYEAFIVFNFDSAFVYASAMERIGEKLQDPIKITNAKVKLGFILLSSGMFTETNGYLQSIDISGMPDSVRVQYFLMKSRFYSDLAEYNQDKFFTPEYRRQGLALMDSALHLMDPNTFDYRFHRAEQLFKRGEVQEALRLWPNLNDGQLTDRQVAVAACSLGSIYMKIHQRDTAIFLMARSAIADIRSSTKETMAAYNLATFLFEQGDIKNASRYIEKAITEAAFYGARQRKVMVSNILPIIEEERISSAEQRNRSLLIYATAVTLLFLALVAMTIIVFRQIQKLKLAQLAITTAHHQQQKINNQLEEANKIKEEYIGYFFNINANYISKIEKIKQMLEQKLAESKNTSDVKFLVNSINVRQEREELFTNFDRVFLRIFPHFVDEFNKLFDKDNQVILRENELMNTDLRIFALIRIGITDNDKIAGILEYSVNTIYAYKTKIKKRSLIPNDEFEARIMSIQAL from the coding sequence ATGAGGCGTATACTGGGTTGTTTGTCTGTTTTTCTATTGATTATTCTTTCTTTTTCCGGGGCTGTCGCGAAATCAAAGCACGACAGTATTCTTGCCGTACTCAATACTACCATTGATCAGGCACCGTCGTTTGATGCCGGCAGGGTAAAAAAAATCGATAGTATCAGACATCTGTTACAGGAGCCGCTTACCATAGAGAAAACATATAGTGTTTACCAGAAGCTGTACGAAGCATTCATCGTTTTCAACTTTGATTCGGCATTTGTATATGCCAGCGCTATGGAGCGCATAGGGGAAAAGCTACAGGACCCTATAAAAATTACGAACGCCAAAGTTAAGCTGGGCTTTATTCTGTTATCTTCCGGGATGTTTACCGAAACCAATGGCTACCTGCAGTCGATTGACATTAGCGGCATGCCCGACTCTGTGCGGGTGCAGTATTTTCTCATGAAAAGCCGGTTTTACAGTGACCTTGCCGAATACAACCAGGATAAGTTTTTTACCCCTGAATACCGCCGGCAGGGGCTGGCGCTGATGGACTCCGCCCTTCACCTGATGGACCCCAATACCTTCGACTACCGCTTTCACCGGGCGGAGCAGCTCTTTAAAAGGGGAGAGGTCCAGGAAGCCCTGCGGCTATGGCCCAATCTGAACGACGGGCAGCTCACCGACAGGCAGGTGGCCGTTGCGGCCTGTAGTCTGGGTTCCATTTATATGAAGATACACCAGCGGGATACCGCCATTTTCCTGATGGCCCGTTCAGCCATTGCTGATATCAGGTCTTCCACCAAAGAAACCATGGCGGCCTATAACCTGGCTACCTTTCTCTTTGAGCAGGGAGATATTAAGAATGCCTCCCGGTATATTGAAAAAGCGATTACCGAAGCTGCCTTTTACGGGGCACGCCAGCGAAAGGTAATGGTGAGTAATATTCTGCCTATTATAGAAGAAGAAAGAATTTCCTCTGCTGAACAACGCAACAGATCGTTGCTGATATACGCCACTGCGGTAACCCTGTTGTTCCTGGCACTGGTAGCCATGACCATTATTGTTTTCAGGCAGATACAAAAACTGAAACTGGCCCAGCTGGCCATTACTACCGCTCACCACCAACAGCAGAAAATAAATAACCAACTGGAAGAAGCCAATAAAATCAAAGAAGAGTACATTGGTTATTTCTTCAACATCAACGCCAACTATATCTCAAAAATTGAGAAAATAAAACAGATGCTGGAGCAGAAGCTGGCAGAAAGTAAAAATACCAGCGATGTGAAGTTTTTGGTAAACTCCATCAATGTGCGGCAGGAGCGGGAAGAGCTCTTCACCAATTTCGACAGGGTTTTCCTGCGGATATTCCCACATTTTGTTGACGAGTTCAACAAACTATTTGACAAAGACAACCAAGTCATTTTAAGAGAAAATGAGTTGATGAATACCGACTTACGCATCTTTGCATTAATTCGTATAGGCATTACTGATAATGATAAAATTGCCGGCATCCTGGAATACTCTGTCAACACGATTTATGCCTATAAAACAAAAATCAAAAAACGTTCACTGATACCCAACGACGAGTTTGAAGCCCGGATTATGTCCATTCAGGCATTGTAA
- a CDS encoding copper resistance protein NlpE has translation MKYLTLITAILLASFVACKQSATHEKDQQNTTTAEAEKYVTYIGTLPCADCSGIITKLTINETDSTGNQHFKLTETYQGTKNGDQDLNSEGRYAIIKGSASDPNAVVIVLNPDKDKNLQRYFQKISEDELRLLDTEQKAINSNLNYSLKRQ, from the coding sequence ATGAAATACCTTACACTGATAACAGCTATTCTATTGGCCTCCTTTGTGGCCTGTAAACAATCTGCCACGCACGAAAAAGATCAGCAAAATACCACTACGGCTGAAGCCGAAAAATACGTAACCTATATCGGTACCTTGCCCTGCGCAGATTGCAGCGGCATTATCACCAAACTAACCATCAACGAAACCGACAGTACCGGCAACCAGCATTTTAAATTAACGGAGACTTACCAGGGCACAAAAAACGGTGACCAGGACCTGAATAGCGAAGGTCGCTATGCCATTATTAAAGGCAGCGCCAGCGATCCCAATGCAGTAGTTATAGTGCTCAACCCCGACAAAGACAAAAATCTCCAGCGTTATTTTCAGAAAATCAGTGAAGATGAACTACGGCTGCTGGATACGGAACAAAAAGCCATCAACAGCAATTTAAATTATAGTCTGAAGAGACAGTAA
- a CDS encoding esterase-like activity of phytase family protein: MKKNWLFLLTAAIALASCSSTRKTVNNEHSITQLRLIGKQVIPFNMPFKGTTTGGLSGIDYDPVHQQYYMISDDRSDINPARFYTAKLYFSDKSFDSVRLTDVTTFRQANGQSYPNKFSNPALTPDPEALRYNAKGNFMVWTSEGERIVTKKDTVLANPSATMIHPNGQYIDTFALPAAFRMHATENGPRRNAGFEGLAFSNDNKWLYVSLEEPRYEDGPRADVGVDNALTRFIKFDLKTRQPVAQYGYRLDPVAYPPVSKDSFRINGIADILYLSDNKLLVLERSFSVGVKNCTIKLYIADLSNATDISNINSLQNNGNVTLASKKLLYNFESLNTYIDNIEGVTFGPTLPNGHPSLVFVADNNFSSAEESQFFVFEVIP, translated from the coding sequence ATGAAAAAGAATTGGCTTTTCCTGCTTACAGCAGCCATCGCACTGGCCAGCTGCAGCAGCACCCGCAAAACCGTTAACAACGAACATTCCATTACCCAGCTTCGCCTTATAGGCAAACAGGTAATACCTTTCAATATGCCCTTTAAGGGAACCACCACCGGCGGCCTTTCCGGTATCGATTACGATCCTGTTCACCAACAGTACTATATGATATCCGACGACAGGTCTGATATCAATCCTGCCAGGTTTTATACCGCCAAACTGTATTTCAGCGATAAATCATTTGACAGTGTAAGGCTGACAGACGTAACCACCTTCAGGCAGGCTAACGGTCAGTCATATCCGAATAAATTCAGCAACCCCGCACTAACACCAGACCCTGAGGCACTTCGGTACAACGCCAAAGGCAACTTCATGGTATGGACCAGCGAAGGGGAACGCATCGTTACAAAGAAAGATACCGTGCTGGCAAATCCAAGTGCTACCATGATCCATCCGAACGGACAGTACATAGATACATTTGCACTGCCAGCTGCTTTCCGTATGCACGCCACTGAAAATGGCCCGAGAAGGAATGCCGGCTTCGAAGGACTTGCCTTCTCCAACGATAACAAATGGTTATATGTGAGTCTGGAAGAACCAAGATATGAAGATGGTCCAAGAGCGGATGTAGGCGTTGATAATGCCCTTACCCGGTTCATAAAGTTCGACCTCAAAACCCGTCAGCCGGTGGCACAATATGGGTACAGGCTCGATCCGGTGGCTTATCCACCGGTATCAAAGGATAGTTTCCGCATCAATGGTATCGCGGATATCCTCTACCTGTCTGATAATAAATTGCTGGTACTGGAGCGCTCTTTTTCCGTGGGTGTTAAAAATTGCACCATTAAATTATATATCGCTGACCTCAGCAATGCTACCGATATCAGTAATATTAACTCCCTCCAAAATAACGGCAACGTAACGCTGGCGTCCAAGAAGCTGCTGTATAATTTTGAAAGCCTGAACACTTATATAGATAATATCGAGGGCGTAACTTTTGGACCGACCTTACCCAATGGTCATCCAAGTCTGGTTTTTGTAGCAGATAATAATTTTTCATCTGCAGAAGAAAGCCAGTTTTTTGTTTTTGAAGTAATTCCATAG